From Crassaminicella indica, one genomic window encodes:
- a CDS encoding DNA methyltransferase: MARKQRAWLKPIWKTNKKKWKNPAHNICSYLAMFPPSLPNYFIKQFTEEGEKVYDPFSGRGTTVLEAALNNRVGIGNDLNPLACVLTGAKTYIPKYENIMRRLCELEENFNNTYISRESILRIDPDIRMLYDEEVTLPMLLYLKNELDIRRKIDRYIMAILLGIMHGKHRKDGTSMYLSISMPNTFSMSPNYVRKYIAENNLVKLQQNVFELLRDRIAKTYPWNRALRKGKSYQYDALKINNYRRILKDEAIDLIVTSPPYLKLIRYGKYNWIRLWMLGKDFDMVDDQLKINKAYEEGSNIKLSDRLKLEEYLIFMRNLICGWERILKPGALACIVIGDVEELKLAEEVWEYVEPYTNLQLVEIIEDKIEGNNKVTKIWGQERKGEATKVDRILIISKGEPRKPKFTTKAQIKKNFKYFYE; this comes from the coding sequence ATGGCTCGAAAGCAACGTGCTTGGTTGAAGCCAATATGGAAAACAAATAAAAAAAAGTGGAAAAATCCAGCACATAATATTTGCTCGTACTTAGCTATGTTTCCCCCTTCTTTACCAAACTATTTTATAAAGCAATTTACGGAGGAAGGTGAAAAGGTATATGATCCCTTTTCAGGCAGAGGTACAACTGTTTTAGAAGCTGCTTTAAATAATAGAGTAGGAATTGGTAATGATTTAAATCCTTTAGCTTGTGTTCTTACTGGAGCTAAAACCTATATTCCTAAATATGAAAATATAATGCGTCGGTTATGTGAATTAGAAGAAAATTTTAATAATACATATATTTCTAGAGAGAGTATTCTAAGGATTGACCCTGATATAAGAATGTTATATGACGAGGAAGTAACATTGCCTATGCTGTTATACTTAAAGAATGAATTAGATATACGTAGGAAAATAGATCGATATATTATGGCTATTTTGCTTGGTATAATGCATGGCAAGCATAGAAAGGATGGCACATCTATGTATTTATCAATATCTATGCCCAATACCTTTTCTATGTCACCTAATTATGTTAGAAAATATATAGCCGAAAATAATTTAGTAAAATTACAACAAAATGTATTTGAATTATTAAGAGATAGAATAGCTAAAACATATCCATGGAACAGGGCTTTAAGAAAAGGTAAAAGCTATCAATATGATGCTTTAAAAATTAATAACTATAGAAGAATATTAAAGGATGAAGCTATAGATTTAATTGTAACTAGTCCTCCATATTTAAAATTAATTCGATATGGAAAATATAATTGGATACGACTTTGGATGTTGGGTAAAGATTTTGATATGGTAGATGATCAGCTGAAAATAAACAAAGCTTATGAAGAAGGCTCGAATATAAAATTATCAGATCGTTTAAAGCTAGAGGAATATTTAATATTTATGAGGAATTTGATATGTGGCTGGGAACGAATATTAAAGCCAGGTGCATTAGCCTGTATAGTAATAGGAGATGTGGAGGAGTTAAAGCTAGCTGAAGAAGTTTGGGAATATGTAGAGCCATATACTAATTTGCAGCTTGTTGAGATTATAGAGGATAAAATAGAAGGCAATAACAAGGTTACTAAAATTTGGGGGCAGGAAAGAAAGGGAGAAGCAACTAAGGTTGATAGGATATTAATTATATCTAAGGGGGAACCAAGAAAACCAAAATTTACGACAAAGGCCCAGATTAAGAAAAATTTTAAATATTTTTATGAATAA
- a CDS encoding Tn7-like element transposition protein TnsE: MDKPYKLNNKWMLDVYFKGYKEIKKITFDWATIHFLAFGRYYKDGNINNSEIKKDATIIDLDLSDIAFEIVEDFLELEAEGSKKDIPTKIFVGHKDQVEYRIPALEIIRAIIATNRFLLNRIVELDSLDKYFIYSYDKQRNLHINFFDEYERKLLNTEYVKHLAWIITNESILKMFNQVGMKLWLKENISFDFLFNRFNIKARIRKKKHIIRILEIMEFREKEINAQEIFISSKYIKHIRKINQPKKRKYRALKETDDKKLDPKVDGSKNSESDFVETSNIKHAYSKDSKINRVKIGESYVRDNEDENTKLYEIENEALRTTADTGGIDRARGLEYKSVDDISVEGELEEFIEIMKLLKSKPNIKDVQVMINALPEGKKGKKFSKLHDGKTKRQYVVGKITMNNGKEISLLEVEREERSLSILLLYAVKAINWGNVYLKVILGLVNKNGTWDSQGLKKLEGKGIFSKRIRHKYDKSSIYDKCEYIYEKIIENS, translated from the coding sequence ATGGATAAGCCCTATAAGCTCAACAATAAATGGATGCTAGATGTATATTTTAAGGGATACAAGGAAATTAAAAAAATTACTTTTGATTGGGCAACTATCCATTTTTTAGCCTTTGGGAGATATTATAAGGATGGGAATATCAACAATAGTGAGATTAAAAAGGATGCTACTATTATTGATTTAGATTTAAGTGATATTGCATTTGAAATAGTAGAAGACTTTTTAGAACTAGAAGCTGAAGGAAGCAAAAAAGACATTCCTACAAAAATATTTGTGGGACACAAAGACCAGGTTGAATATAGAATTCCTGCATTAGAGATTATAAGAGCTATTATTGCTACAAATAGATTTTTACTCAATAGAATTGTTGAATTAGACTCTCTTGATAAATACTTTATTTACAGCTATGATAAACAAAGAAATTTACATATAAATTTTTTTGATGAATATGAGAGAAAGCTATTAAATACAGAATATGTGAAGCATTTAGCTTGGATCATAACTAATGAGAGTATACTTAAAATGTTTAATCAAGTAGGAATGAAGCTATGGTTAAAGGAAAATATAAGCTTTGATTTTTTATTTAATCGCTTTAATATTAAAGCGAGAATAAGAAAGAAGAAGCATATTATAAGAATTCTAGAAATCATGGAATTTAGGGAAAAGGAAATCAATGCACAAGAGATATTTATAAGTTCAAAATATATTAAGCATATTAGAAAAATCAACCAACCTAAAAAAAGAAAATACAGAGCATTAAAGGAAACGGATGATAAGAAATTAGATCCTAAAGTAGATGGATCGAAAAATTCGGAGTCAGATTTTGTTGAAACATCTAATATAAAGCATGCTTACTCAAAGGATAGTAAAATCAATAGAGTAAAGATTGGAGAAAGCTATGTTAGAGACAATGAAGATGAAAATACTAAGCTTTATGAAATCGAAAATGAAGCTTTAAGAACTACAGCGGATACTGGGGGAATTGACAGAGCTAGGGGATTAGAGTATAAAAGCGTAGATGATATAAGTGTAGAAGGTGAGCTAGAAGAATTTATTGAGATTATGAAGCTATTAAAGAGTAAACCAAATATTAAAGATGTCCAGGTTATGATAAATGCTTTACCAGAAGGAAAGAAAGGTAAGAAATTTTCTAAGCTTCATGATGGAAAAACAAAGAGACAATATGTAGTAGGAAAGATAACAATGAATAATGGAAAAGAAATTAGCTTGCTAGAAGTAGAAAGAGAAGAAAGGTCTTTATCTATACTATTATTATATGCAGTGAAAGCAATAAATTGGGGAAATGTATATTTAAAAGTAATTCTTGGGCTAGTGAATAAAAATGGTACTTGGGACTCACAAGGCTTGAAGAAATTAGAAGGAAAAGGTATATTTTCTAAGAGAATTAGGCATAAGTATGATAAAAGTAGTATATACGATAAGTGTGAGTATATATATGAGAAAATTATAGAAAATAGTTAG
- a CDS encoding DEAD/DEAH box helicase family protein: MMKNEKVEKRINDEVKIVKHLHNVIKDGLLGRNEIEVIGEEPTRRFFSGVLFSDSEFNNDINEENKVDFQIQRVNLFKNVNLGLEFLVEPMEEKISGYLSFSFNLYPRYFPSYEEQRKTLEYLNKEEDIELNSDEFNMMDSENNISNIKKDKGLMLLEKYRQVKIEVEDYYFEINTKNLKKESFLLKDIIIDQFKSKVDMKDFFSIKESFINARGFVPIYEVPNSEDEFNKMISNIKDENFNIPEWNAEIVIDPITYKDRSGKTLFKIVVSLINKTPKVDISGKEKPTGHPLEFFDCNLSVKVDKNIHRYFEFDGAPKDYKYDKKYKVKGINCVGISEEIKNHIILSTETVPSYFQNHYRTREDLAVKFDDLADKQNTIKVLKQIALEMKKYSSNWQAFINNNGDKEQQLNTKEEVESCIKDMEAFEKEIESFELGIYTLERDDRLMLAFNIMNKIFSEASKYSSWRLFQIVFVVRILPSLLVRELPEKDILSKEIKESASYADVLWFPTGGGKTEAYFGLIICALFYDRLRGKKRGCTAWIRFPLRMLSKNQLDRLAKILIYAEKYRQTSNELLEKGDPFSIGFFAGGSNTDNFVNKRKVTEYMRNEINKKKRMMIHKCPMCNKDLTLEFDNDYWKFMHVCTNKDCFVYKSSLKGKLPLYMTDSEVYRFVPSVLCGTVDKLAILGRYREFSHIFGQVGGFCKKHGYFSDRCIVGTYDEYGACDAKAKETKLYKAQLEEHKKNVFYDPIPSLLIQDELHLLKEELGVLNGHYEGMLNECSRLFGREKFHLPKIIAATATIEAYEKHVKHLYLRRARKYPSMGFKNGESFYATSKPIIKRRLYMGVLSHARSQDEVIGRCLYLYHKEILRLYSQAKNSWKKICLESIKDEKEFFEFISNYDLSVVYVNKKAMGHDVKRRLDESVYLDLKKNINLDFDMHTEILTGDNEMDKIVKVIDKIEADGSYMKYKNKLHTLIATSLISHGVDLERINAFFMAGMPSKYAEYIQASSRSSRSHTGLVLVSFRANDLRERSQYEFFIQNHIFLDRLVDPVPINRFAIKAIERSISGLLAGLLYCVHSQRHKYTLYNCGQYQKYIADQNTKGNRIEDELLESLKRIIGVDSDLFSIVAREKAEKAIEKAFQDKIYILNKQPSTMKIKDENVLNPITSFRDIEEGLTLQSNFETDYILRFAFDEFNKKEGSE, translated from the coding sequence ATGATGAAAAATGAAAAAGTAGAAAAAAGAATTAATGACGAGGTAAAAATAGTAAAGCATTTACATAATGTCATAAAAGATGGGCTTTTAGGAAGAAATGAAATAGAAGTTATTGGAGAAGAACCTACAAGACGTTTTTTCTCTGGAGTATTATTTTCAGATTCAGAATTCAACAATGATATTAATGAAGAGAATAAGGTAGATTTTCAAATACAAAGAGTTAACCTTTTTAAAAATGTTAATTTAGGGTTGGAATTTTTAGTTGAACCAATGGAAGAAAAGATAAGTGGATATCTAAGCTTTTCTTTTAATTTATATCCAAGATATTTCCCAAGCTATGAAGAACAACGAAAAACACTTGAATATTTGAATAAAGAGGAGGATATAGAGCTAAATAGTGATGAATTCAATATGATGGATTCTGAAAATAATATTAGCAACATAAAAAAAGATAAGGGCTTAATGCTGTTAGAGAAATATAGACAAGTGAAAATAGAAGTAGAAGACTATTACTTTGAGATAAATACAAAAAATCTTAAGAAAGAAAGTTTTTTACTTAAAGATATAATAATAGATCAGTTTAAAAGCAAGGTGGATATGAAGGATTTTTTTTCTATTAAAGAAAGCTTTATAAATGCTAGAGGCTTTGTACCTATTTATGAAGTACCAAATAGTGAAGATGAATTTAATAAAATGATAAGTAATATAAAGGATGAAAATTTTAATATACCAGAATGGAACGCAGAAATTGTTATAGATCCAATAACATATAAAGATAGATCTGGAAAAACACTATTTAAAATAGTTGTTTCTTTAATTAATAAGACACCTAAAGTGGATATTTCTGGAAAAGAAAAACCAACTGGGCATCCTTTAGAATTTTTTGATTGTAATTTATCAGTAAAAGTCGATAAAAATATACATAGATATTTTGAATTTGATGGAGCACCAAAGGATTATAAATATGATAAAAAATATAAAGTTAAAGGGATAAATTGCGTTGGTATATCTGAAGAAATTAAGAATCATATAATACTATCGACAGAGACGGTGCCCTCGTATTTTCAGAATCATTATAGAACTCGTGAAGACCTAGCGGTTAAATTTGATGATTTAGCTGATAAACAAAATACAATTAAAGTATTAAAGCAAATTGCATTGGAAATGAAGAAATATTCAAGTAATTGGCAAGCTTTCATAAATAATAATGGGGACAAGGAACAGCAATTAAATACAAAGGAAGAGGTAGAAAGCTGTATAAAAGATATGGAAGCTTTTGAAAAAGAGATAGAGTCTTTTGAGTTAGGTATTTATACATTGGAAAGAGACGATAGACTAATGTTAGCTTTCAATATTATGAATAAGATTTTTAGTGAAGCTAGTAAATATTCATCATGGAGACTATTTCAGATTGTTTTTGTGGTTAGAATATTACCCAGCTTATTGGTTAGAGAATTACCAGAAAAAGACATTTTAAGTAAAGAAATAAAGGAATCTGCTAGCTATGCAGATGTGCTATGGTTTCCTACAGGAGGAGGAAAAACAGAAGCATATTTTGGATTGATTATATGTGCCTTATTTTATGATAGATTAAGAGGCAAAAAAAGAGGATGTACAGCATGGATAAGATTTCCGCTAAGAATGCTATCAAAAAACCAGTTGGATAGACTAGCTAAAATATTAATTTATGCAGAAAAATACAGGCAAACTTCTAATGAATTATTAGAAAAAGGAGATCCATTTTCTATAGGTTTTTTTGCAGGTGGAAGTAATACAGATAATTTTGTCAATAAAAGAAAAGTAACAGAATATATGAGAAATGAAATTAATAAGAAAAAGAGGATGATGATTCACAAATGTCCTATGTGTAATAAAGATTTGACACTAGAGTTTGATAATGATTATTGGAAATTTATGCATGTTTGCACTAATAAAGATTGCTTTGTCTATAAAAGTAGCTTGAAAGGGAAATTACCATTATATATGACAGATTCCGAAGTATATAGATTTGTACCTAGTGTTTTATGTGGTACTGTAGATAAGCTTGCAATTCTTGGTAGATATAGAGAGTTTTCTCATATTTTTGGACAAGTAGGAGGCTTCTGCAAGAAGCATGGTTATTTTTCAGATAGATGTATTGTTGGAACCTATGATGAATATGGGGCATGTGATGCTAAAGCAAAAGAAACAAAATTATACAAAGCTCAGTTAGAAGAGCATAAGAAAAATGTATTTTATGATCCTATACCATCATTATTAATTCAGGATGAGTTACATTTATTGAAGGAGGAACTAGGGGTTTTAAATGGACATTATGAAGGAATGCTTAATGAGTGCTCTCGGTTGTTTGGAAGAGAAAAATTTCATTTACCTAAAATAATTGCTGCAACAGCTACTATTGAAGCTTATGAAAAGCATGTAAAGCATTTGTATTTAAGGCGCGCTAGGAAATATCCTTCAATGGGCTTTAAAAATGGAGAATCCTTTTATGCTACGAGTAAGCCTATTATAAAAAGACGTTTATATATGGGTGTTCTTTCTCATGCTCGGTCACAAGACGAAGTAATAGGAAGATGTTTATATCTTTACCATAAAGAAATTTTGAGACTATACTCACAGGCAAAGAATTCTTGGAAAAAAATATGCTTAGAAAGTATTAAAGATGAAAAAGAATTTTTTGAATTTATATCAAACTATGACCTTTCAGTAGTATATGTTAACAAAAAAGCTATGGGACATGATGTGAAACGAAGACTGGATGAGTCTGTATATTTGGATTTGAAGAAAAATATAAATTTAGATTTTGATATGCATACAGAGATATTAACTGGCGATAATGAAATGGATAAAATCGTGAAGGTTATTGATAAAATTGAAGCGGATGGAAGTTATATGAAGTATAAAAATAAGTTGCATACTTTAATAGCAACTAGTTTAATTAGTCATGGTGTAGATTTAGAGCGAATCAATGCTTTCTTTATGGCAGGTATGCCATCGAAGTATGCGGAATATATTCAGGCTAGTAGTCGTTCTTCTAGATCACATACAGGCTTAGTACTTGTTAGCTTTAGGGCTAATGATTTGAGAGAAAGGTCTCAATATGAGTTTTTTATTCAAAACCATATATTTTTAGATCGATTAGTGGACCCAGTACCTATTAATAGATTTGCGATTAAAGCTATTGAAAGAAGTATATCTGGATTATTAGCAGGTTTACTATATTGTGTTCATTCGCAAAGACATAAGTATACTCTTTATAACTGTGGACAATATCAAAAATATATAGCAGATCAAAATACAAAAGGAAATCGTATTGAAGATGAGCTATTAGAGTCTTTAAAAAGAATTATTGGAGTAGATAGTGATTTATTCTCAATTGTAGCACGGGAAAAGGCTGAAAAAGCTATTGAAAAAGCTTTTCAAGATAAAATTTATATTTTAAATAAGCAACCATCAACAATGAAGATAAAGGATGAAAATGTACTTAATCCAATAACAAGCTTTAGAGATATTGAAGAAGGTTTAACCCTACAGTCAAACTTTGAAACGGATTATATTTTAAGATTTGCTTTTGATGAGTTTAACAAAAAAGAAGGAAGTGAGTGA
- a CDS encoding DrmE family protein yields the protein MYGQLSEQRKKQALSSIIPESLQVNKEIHELYFKNLIDLSNEDLGRGMLSHEKYCLFESINNINFQSKQAKVNLNEIDNIILTVSLKAYMLSKNNKHEGNIAFIMPPFSYAFPLLLSYHLILQHLVSSLLSNNEYKFSVGSGILIISDNIELLSHIWRTSINGNFLRDFFNIYTIEANTFKKFSFNNKRENSKIKNKDDGTLPWIALYRAYRKNLPEEIKKEADVIIVDLVPYRHRGRAEQIIKWAQEHSKHVIAIAPNFDQSTYKAIATFNNIIPVNQNSIYLFNNFFVKKECFKTNSITASWNIQASLPYLDKAESNIKIYNIIEANKVKNKIRDAFIILKRSYTKKGNLSKGFKRMKDMLIKLVSLPLPLVWYERTRLAEGKATLRQLINACEKIPTDTLEEETIKKFMMPHLKHKILEIYEYYYKKEGSPRGEVISNIVRANVSNRNKITIIVGEKLVAQEYKLWLRASLYLSTKDLSRIEVITQSDWARKQIREIFNQEDNAPSIIILTNPWNKKYLSSFYFLAKTKFYIVCGFYEKKIIDYQINMVFNKSFVKYLKNAFNNLFKVESKIWDTVPKNNKTSISIVDYKVTQQYKNEKKENSPIDKIDKLFEDEKLFNLMEDELDEEIDMNICEQISYDITSYAEKRYEYISCVKLHVNKLNEKKGRIEEQLIFVSRDKAFRVKRFDKDEVDSIGPFEFKRGDILIRLKQKERREIFDELLNMASNTLVMKWIELNVNEWQDMMKLIWKKFYSSYQSKSAIYQRILEEINAYGGNISSVLTIGNWIEGKVSLVRDEKNLYAIAKILKDEYYTRRIKSIYKAMKELWGIYIKLGKALGKIIMNQVNNISSNITINTNEWISLGKDIYISTQDVLEVLELLEVQQLEYEKEYLVHSAILEKVISKDNYHLIKKKGLLKYDEK from the coding sequence TTGTATGGACAATTATCAGAGCAAAGAAAAAAGCAAGCACTTAGTAGTATAATTCCAGAATCCTTGCAGGTGAATAAAGAGATACATGAATTGTACTTTAAAAATTTAATAGATTTATCAAATGAAGATTTAGGGAGAGGAATGTTAAGCCATGAGAAGTATTGTTTATTTGAAAGTATAAATAATATCAATTTTCAATCTAAACAAGCTAAAGTTAATTTAAATGAGATAGACAATATTATATTAACAGTATCATTAAAAGCATATATGCTTTCAAAAAATAATAAACATGAGGGGAATATTGCTTTTATTATGCCTCCTTTTTCATATGCGTTTCCACTATTATTGTCCTATCATCTAATCCTACAGCATTTAGTTAGTAGCTTGTTATCGAATAATGAATACAAATTCAGTGTGGGTTCAGGGATATTAATAATATCTGATAATATTGAATTGCTATCACATATTTGGAGAACCAGTATAAACGGAAATTTTTTAAGGGATTTTTTTAATATATACACAATTGAAGCAAATACGTTTAAGAAGTTTTCCTTTAACAATAAAAGGGAAAATAGCAAAATAAAAAACAAAGATGATGGAACATTACCATGGATTGCTTTATATAGAGCATATAGAAAAAATCTTCCAGAGGAAATTAAGAAAGAGGCAGATGTAATCATTGTGGATTTAGTACCTTATAGACATAGGGGGAGGGCTGAACAAATTATAAAATGGGCACAGGAGCATTCTAAACATGTGATTGCAATAGCTCCTAATTTTGATCAATCAACATATAAAGCAATAGCTACTTTCAATAATATCATTCCAGTAAATCAAAATTCTATCTATCTCTTCAATAATTTTTTTGTAAAAAAAGAATGCTTCAAGACTAATTCCATAACAGCATCGTGGAATATCCAAGCTTCATTGCCTTATTTAGATAAAGCTGAGTCGAATATTAAAATTTACAACATCATTGAAGCAAATAAGGTGAAAAATAAAATAAGAGATGCCTTCATTATTTTAAAGAGATCATATACTAAAAAAGGTAATCTAAGTAAAGGCTTTAAGCGAATGAAAGATATGTTGATTAAGTTAGTATCATTGCCTTTACCCTTAGTATGGTATGAAAGAACTAGATTAGCAGAGGGAAAGGCTACTTTAAGACAATTAATTAATGCTTGTGAAAAAATACCAACGGATACTTTAGAAGAAGAAACCATAAAAAAATTTATGATGCCCCATTTAAAGCATAAAATACTTGAAATATATGAGTACTACTATAAGAAGGAAGGTAGTCCTCGAGGAGAGGTTATTTCTAATATCGTTAGGGCTAATGTTTCTAACAGAAATAAAATTACTATTATTGTAGGGGAGAAATTAGTAGCTCAAGAATATAAACTATGGTTAAGAGCTTCTTTATATTTAAGTACGAAAGACTTATCTAGAATTGAAGTCATAACTCAATCAGATTGGGCAAGAAAACAAATAAGAGAAATATTTAACCAAGAGGATAATGCTCCAAGTATTATTATATTAACAAATCCGTGGAATAAAAAATATCTAAGCTCATTTTATTTTTTAGCAAAAACAAAGTTTTATATTGTATGTGGATTTTATGAAAAAAAGATTATTGATTACCAAATCAATATGGTTTTTAATAAAAGTTTTGTGAAATATTTAAAAAATGCCTTCAATAATTTATTTAAAGTAGAAAGCAAAATATGGGATACAGTACCTAAAAATAATAAAACATCCATAAGTATTGTAGATTATAAAGTAACGCAGCAGTATAAGAATGAAAAAAAAGAAAATTCGCCAATAGACAAAATAGATAAATTATTTGAAGATGAAAAGCTATTTAACCTTATGGAAGATGAATTAGATGAAGAAATAGATATGAATATTTGTGAGCAGATAAGCTATGATATTACAAGCTATGCAGAAAAAAGGTATGAGTATATATCATGTGTAAAGCTACATGTGAATAAATTAAATGAAAAAAAAGGAAGGATTGAAGAGCAATTAATATTTGTCTCAAGGGATAAAGCATTTAGAGTAAAAAGGTTTGATAAAGATGAAGTTGATAGTATAGGACCTTTTGAATTTAAAAGAGGTGACATTCTAATAAGGCTCAAGCAAAAGGAACGTAGGGAGATATTTGATGAGCTTTTAAATATGGCATCGAATACATTAGTAATGAAATGGATTGAGCTTAATGTAAATGAATGGCAAGATATGATGAAATTAATTTGGAAGAAATTTTATAGTTCATATCAAAGTAAAAGTGCTATTTATCAAAGGATACTAGAAGAAATTAATGCATATGGTGGAAACATTTCTTCAGTTTTAACAATTGGCAATTGGATAGAAGGAAAAGTGTCGTTAGTAAGAGATGAAAAAAATTTATATGCCATAGCAAAAATTTTAAAGGATGAATATTATACTAGGCGTATTAAATCTATTTACAAGGCAATGAAAGAGCTGTGGGGGATATATATCAAATTAGGCAAAGCTCTAGGAAAAATTATAATGAACCAAGTAAATAATATTTCATCAAATATTACAATTAATACCAATGAATGGATTAGTCTAGGAAAGGATATTTATATAAGTACTCAAGATGTATTAGAAGTATTAGAATTACTAGAAGTGCAGCAGCTTGAATACGAAAAGGAATATTTAGTGCATTCTGCAATTTTAGAAAAGGTAATTAGCAAAGACAATTATCATCTGATTAAAAAAAAGGGGTTATTGAAATATGATGAAAAATGA